The Anastrepha ludens isolate Willacy chromosome 2, idAnaLude1.1, whole genome shotgun sequence genome contains a region encoding:
- the LOC128870141 gene encoding signal peptide peptidase-like 3, with protein MSHGIVSGGAGAAAAAAVVDSSSLNSQSATTEYREVHWTSNVMDSSRVSTCLISMLLIVYGSFRSLNIEQEAREREQKKRSESMMNLITGEPVEQETNKFATLDTMHALCLPLGASVSLLVMFFFFDSMQLLFAVCTAIIATVALAFLLLPMCQYIIRPCTDGNRISFGICGRFTAGELFSFALSVSIVCIWVLTGHWLLMDAMGMGLCVAFIAFVRLPSLKVSTLLLTGLLIYDVFWVFFSSYIFSTNVMVKVATRPADNPVGIVARKLNLGSIVKEPPKLNLPGKLVFPSIHNSGHFSMLGLGDIVMPGLLLCFVLRYDAYKKSQGVTTDPTLQPPKGVGSRLTYFHCSLLGYFLGLLTATVSSEIFKAAQPALLYLVPFTLLPLLTMAYLKGDLRRMWSEPFITQQPSKQLEV; from the exons ATGTCGCACGGCATAGTGAGTGGTGGAgcaggagcagcagcagcagcagcagtcgtCGATAGCAGCAGCCTAAACTCACAGTCCGCCACCACAGAATACCGCGAAGTACACTGGACGTCGAATGTCATGGACTCGTCACGGGTCTCCACATGTCTCATTTCGATGCTGCTGATCGTATATGGCAGCTTCCGTAGTCTGAATATTGAACAGGAGGCGCGTGAACGCGAGCAAAAGAAACGTAGCGAATCGATGATGAATTTGATAACTGGAGAACCAGTGGAGCAGGAGACAA ACAAGTTTGCGACGTTGGACACAATGCATGCATTGTGCTTACCACTGGGCGCTTCCGTTTCGTTGTtggttatgttttttttcttcgatTCAATGCAATTGCTTTTCGCCGTTTGTACAGCGA tTATTGCTACGGTAGCTTTGGCCTTCCTGCTGTTGCCCATGTGCCAGTACATCATACGGCCATGCACTGACGGTAATCGCATATCGTTCGGTATATGTGGACGTTTTACCGCAGGTGAGCTCTTCAGTTTTGCACTCTCTGTGTCAATTGTATGCATTTGGGTACTCACCGGCCATTGGCTGCTAATGGATG CGATGGGTATGGGTTTGTGTGTGGCATTCATCGCTTTTGTACGCTTGCCAAGCCTGAAGGTGTCTACTCTCTTGCTAACCGGCCTGCTGATCTACGATGTATTCTGGGTCTTCTTTTCGTCGTATATTTTTAGTACGAACGTTATGGTCAAGGTGGCGACCAGGCCCGCCGACAATCCGGTGGgaatagtggcgcgaaaactgAATTTAGGCAGCATTGTTAAGGAACCACCGAAACTTAACTTGCCAGGAAAACTGGTTTTTCCAAGCATACATAATAGTGGGCATTTTTCCATGCTGGGTCTGGGTGATATTGTAATGCCGGGTTTGCTGTTGTGTTTTGTGTTGCGATATGATGCATACAAGAAATCGCAGGGTGTTACCACAGATCCGACGTTACAGCCACCGAAAGGAGTCGGCTCGAGGCTCACGTACTTTCACTGTTCCTTGTTGGG ctATTTTCTTGGTCTACTCACCGCTACCGTAAGCtcagaaattttcaaagcagcaCAACCGGCATTGTTATACCTGGTGCCGTTCACGTTACTGCCGCTGTTGACCATGGCTTATCTCAAg ggCGACTTACGGCGCATGTGGAGTGAGCCGTTTATCACACAGCAACCATCAAAGCAACTGGAAGTCTGA
- the LOC128870088 gene encoding SH2B adapter protein 1 isoform X3 has translation MGGNSTTNTFTAGGYIGPASGSSAAGSSGGAVGGDLIPNLSAASGTSYAYGTSWEEFCERHSRVAAADFAKACISYINGNLPPEEARNISYRSFGQKFAEAFVDHFDTEFCLRRNNLKTGNCNSLEESGSAADDSSKIFHKAFFRRLSFKGLRKGKNFLFLQTLFHKNSEDLDGSKHSKTKISKIIVECRKEGYVNKLIPESLDQPTQEWEKCRLALVKAVGGYMLEFYTPPKATKPRSGVFCFLISEARETRALELNERANTFVLKADNNMEYVIEAESPEEMRSWLATIRYCMRTPPTQQLPLESADALVTGGGGVGGIMGGISATTSMAMSPSGNLTSSDGLAPRGGDIINAVPNPQYHQTSGLGSNGNVGPSSSLSDNALASANTAAGTDSNVLEGIPDIPPRRGEQRLSASSNFEAEIEAESAINIADLTAEMQQYPWFHGTLPRSEAARMVLHSEVAGHGIFLVRQSETRMGEFVLTFNFQGRAKHLRMTLSEKGQCRVQHLWFPSIQEMLEHFQHNPIPLESGGTSDVTLDKWVHNHGIPCTGTNNAISAETNGGHHPHHQQQQQQQHPSPRHLHGSETSAFHNKTKQY, from the exons ATGGGTGGCAATAGTACAACAAACACATTTACCGCTGGTGGTTACATTGGTCCCGCTAGCGGAAGTAGCGCTGCAGGTAGCAGTGGTGGTGCAGTAGGCGGAGATCTTATACCAAACTTGAGTGCGGCTAGTGGCACTTCATATGCTTACGGCACTAGCTGGGAAGAATTTTGCGAACGACATTCGCGTGTGGCTGCTGCAGATTTTGCCAAAGCTTGCATCAGTTATATTAATGGGAATTTGCCACCTGAGGAGGCCCGGAATATTTCATATCGTAGTTTTGGACAAAAATTCGCGGAGGCGTTTGTGGATCATTTCGACACCGAATTCTGCCTGAGACGCAACAATCTTAAG acTGGAAATTGTAACTCACTGGAAGAAAGTGGTAGTGCAGCTGATGATTCGtctaaaatatttcacaaagcaTTTTTTCGACGACTTTCATTCAAGGGGCTTCGCAAGGGCAAG AATTTCCTGTTCTTACAGACGCTGTTTCATAAAAATTCCGAAGATTTAGATGGCAGCAAGCATAGTAAGACGAAGATCTCGAAAATTATTGTGGAATGTCGTAAGGAGGGTTACGTGAATAAGTTAATACCCGAAAGTCTGGATCAGCCGACACAAGAGTGGGAAAAGTGTCGTTTGGCTTTAGTAAAAGCCGTAGGCGGCTACATGTTGGAGTTCTATACACCGCCAAAAGCTACAAAG CCACGAAGCggcgtattttgttttttaatatcggAAGCACGAGAAACTAGAGCACTTGAGTTGAACGAGCGTGCAAACACATTTGTACTAAAGGCCGATAATAATATGGAATACGTTATCGAGGCTGAGAGTCCTGAAGAAATGCGCAGCTGGTTGGCTACTATACGTTATTGCATGCGCACGCCTCCGACACAGCAATTGCCCTTAGAATCGGCAGATGCATTAGTTACTGGCGGTGGTGGTGTTGGCGGCATAATGGGTGGAATTTCTGCAACCACATCAATGGCTATGAGTCCAAGTGGCAATTTGACTTCGTCAGATGGCCTTGCACCTCGTGGTGGTGATATAATCAATGCCGTGCCTAACCCGCAATATCATCAAACAAGCGGTCTTGGCTCAAACGGCAACGTCGGTCCGAGCAGTTCACTATCAGACAATGCACTTGCCTCTGCGAATACGGCCGCAGGCACCGATTCGAATGTTTTGGAAGGTATACCCGATATACCGCCGCGACGGGGCGAACAGCGTCTTTCTGCATCGAGTAATTTTGAAGCGGAAATTGAGGCTGAATCAGCTATAAATATAGCAGACTTAACAGCCGAAATGCAACAGTATCCATGGTTTCATGGTACATTGCCACGTTCGGAAGCGGCGCGTATGGTATTGCATTCTGAAGTGGCGGGTCATGGCATATTTTTGGTGCGCCAAAGTGAAACGCGTATGGGCGAATTTGTGCTGACATTTAATTTTCAAGGACGCGCCAAACACTTACGCATGACTTTGTCGGAGAAGGGCCAATGTCGTGTGCAACATTTATGGTTCCCATCCATACAGGAGATGCTTGAACACTTCCAGCATAATCCAATACCATTGGAATCGGGTGGCACCTCTGATGTGACTCTAGACAAGTGGGTGCACAATCACGGCATACCATGTACCGGAACAAATAACGCTATCAGCGCAGAAACAAACGGTGGGCATCATCCtcatcatcaacaacaacaacagcaacaacatccaTCGCCGAGACAT TTGCATGGGTCTGAGACATCAGCTTTCCACAACAAAACCAAACAATACTAA
- the LOC128870088 gene encoding SH2B adapter protein 1 isoform X1 yields the protein MGGNSTTNTFTAGGYIGPASGSSAAGSSGGAVGGDLIPNLSAASGTSYAYGTSWEEFCERHSRVAAADFAKACISYINGNLPPEEARNISYRSFGQKFAEAFVDHFDTEFCLRRNNLKTGNCNSLEESGSAADDSSKIFHKAFFRRLSFKGLRKGKNFLFLQTLFHKNSEDLDGSKHSKTKISKIIVECRKEGYVNKLIPESLDQPTQEWEKCRLALVKAVGGYMLEFYTPPKATKPRSGVFCFLISEARETRALELNERANTFVLKADNNMEYVIEAESPEEMRSWLATIRYCMRTPPTQQLPLESADALVTGGGGVGGIMGGISATTSMAMSPSGNLTSSDGLAPRGGDIINAVPNPQYHQTSGLGSNGNVGPSSSLSDNALASANTAAGTDSNVLEGIPDIPPRRGEQRLSASSNFEAEIEAESAINIADLTAEMQQYPWFHGTLPRSEAARMVLHSEVAGHGIFLVRQSETRMGEFVLTFNFQGRAKHLRMTLSEKGQCRVQHLWFPSIQEMLEHFQHNPIPLESGGTSDVTLDKWVHNHGIPCTGTNNAISAETNGGHHPHHQQQQQQQHPSPRHPQQVITMNLSVRLKTCEIELPFLQQLSHHQPQTHQHHYQQQQLQQPQPQQSTQQLRASTISLQSQNLHYSGTGVASLSDLNANEMGARAVDNQYSFV from the exons ATGGGTGGCAATAGTACAACAAACACATTTACCGCTGGTGGTTACATTGGTCCCGCTAGCGGAAGTAGCGCTGCAGGTAGCAGTGGTGGTGCAGTAGGCGGAGATCTTATACCAAACTTGAGTGCGGCTAGTGGCACTTCATATGCTTACGGCACTAGCTGGGAAGAATTTTGCGAACGACATTCGCGTGTGGCTGCTGCAGATTTTGCCAAAGCTTGCATCAGTTATATTAATGGGAATTTGCCACCTGAGGAGGCCCGGAATATTTCATATCGTAGTTTTGGACAAAAATTCGCGGAGGCGTTTGTGGATCATTTCGACACCGAATTCTGCCTGAGACGCAACAATCTTAAG acTGGAAATTGTAACTCACTGGAAGAAAGTGGTAGTGCAGCTGATGATTCGtctaaaatatttcacaaagcaTTTTTTCGACGACTTTCATTCAAGGGGCTTCGCAAGGGCAAG AATTTCCTGTTCTTACAGACGCTGTTTCATAAAAATTCCGAAGATTTAGATGGCAGCAAGCATAGTAAGACGAAGATCTCGAAAATTATTGTGGAATGTCGTAAGGAGGGTTACGTGAATAAGTTAATACCCGAAAGTCTGGATCAGCCGACACAAGAGTGGGAAAAGTGTCGTTTGGCTTTAGTAAAAGCCGTAGGCGGCTACATGTTGGAGTTCTATACACCGCCAAAAGCTACAAAG CCACGAAGCggcgtattttgttttttaatatcggAAGCACGAGAAACTAGAGCACTTGAGTTGAACGAGCGTGCAAACACATTTGTACTAAAGGCCGATAATAATATGGAATACGTTATCGAGGCTGAGAGTCCTGAAGAAATGCGCAGCTGGTTGGCTACTATACGTTATTGCATGCGCACGCCTCCGACACAGCAATTGCCCTTAGAATCGGCAGATGCATTAGTTACTGGCGGTGGTGGTGTTGGCGGCATAATGGGTGGAATTTCTGCAACCACATCAATGGCTATGAGTCCAAGTGGCAATTTGACTTCGTCAGATGGCCTTGCACCTCGTGGTGGTGATATAATCAATGCCGTGCCTAACCCGCAATATCATCAAACAAGCGGTCTTGGCTCAAACGGCAACGTCGGTCCGAGCAGTTCACTATCAGACAATGCACTTGCCTCTGCGAATACGGCCGCAGGCACCGATTCGAATGTTTTGGAAGGTATACCCGATATACCGCCGCGACGGGGCGAACAGCGTCTTTCTGCATCGAGTAATTTTGAAGCGGAAATTGAGGCTGAATCAGCTATAAATATAGCAGACTTAACAGCCGAAATGCAACAGTATCCATGGTTTCATGGTACATTGCCACGTTCGGAAGCGGCGCGTATGGTATTGCATTCTGAAGTGGCGGGTCATGGCATATTTTTGGTGCGCCAAAGTGAAACGCGTATGGGCGAATTTGTGCTGACATTTAATTTTCAAGGACGCGCCAAACACTTACGCATGACTTTGTCGGAGAAGGGCCAATGTCGTGTGCAACATTTATGGTTCCCATCCATACAGGAGATGCTTGAACACTTCCAGCATAATCCAATACCATTGGAATCGGGTGGCACCTCTGATGTGACTCTAGACAAGTGGGTGCACAATCACGGCATACCATGTACCGGAACAAATAACGCTATCAGCGCAGAAACAAACGGTGGGCATCATCCtcatcatcaacaacaacaacagcaacaacatccaTCGCCGAGACAT CCGCAGCAAGTAATCACAATGAACTTGAGTGTACGTCTAAAAACGTGCGAAATTGAGTTACCGTTCCTACAACAACTATCACATCATCAGCCACAGACACATCAACATCATTATCAACAGCAGCAGCTgcaacaaccacaaccacaaCAAAGCACCCAACAACTGCGTGCGTCAACAATTTCACTACAATCACAG aacCTACACTACAGCGGTACCGGCGTTGCAAGCCTTAGCGACCTCAACGCTAACGAAATGGGCGCACGCGCCGTTGACAACCAATACAGTTTTGTGTAA
- the LOC128870088 gene encoding SH2B adapter protein 1 isoform X4 — MGGNSTTNTFTAGGYIGPASGSSAAGSSGGAVGGDLIPNLSAASGTSYAYGTSWEEFCERHSRVAAADFAKACISYINGNLPPEEARNISYRSFGQKFAEAFVDHFDTEFCLRRNNLKTGNCNSLEESGSAADDSSKIFHKAFFRRLSFKGLRKGKNFLFLQTLFHKNSEDLDGSKHSKTKISKIIVECRKEGYVNKLIPESLDQPTQEWEKCRLALVKAVGGYMLEFYTPPKATKPRSGVFCFLISEARETRALELNERANTFVLKADNNMEYVIEAESPEEMRSWLATIRYCMRTPPTQQLPLESADALVTGGGGVGGIMGGISATTSMAMSPSGNLTSSDGLAPRGGDIINAVPNPQYHQTSGLGSNGNVGPSSSLSDNALASANTAAGTDSNVLEGIPDIPPRRGEQRLSASSNFEAEIEAESAINIADLTAEMQQYPWFHGTLPRSEAARMVLHSEVAGHGIFLVRQSETRMGEFVLTFNFQGRAKHLRMTLSEKGQCRVQHLWFPSIQEMLEHFQHNPIPLESGGTSDVTLDKWVHNHGIPCTGTNNAISAETNGGHHPHHQQQQQQQHPSPRHVR; from the exons ATGGGTGGCAATAGTACAACAAACACATTTACCGCTGGTGGTTACATTGGTCCCGCTAGCGGAAGTAGCGCTGCAGGTAGCAGTGGTGGTGCAGTAGGCGGAGATCTTATACCAAACTTGAGTGCGGCTAGTGGCACTTCATATGCTTACGGCACTAGCTGGGAAGAATTTTGCGAACGACATTCGCGTGTGGCTGCTGCAGATTTTGCCAAAGCTTGCATCAGTTATATTAATGGGAATTTGCCACCTGAGGAGGCCCGGAATATTTCATATCGTAGTTTTGGACAAAAATTCGCGGAGGCGTTTGTGGATCATTTCGACACCGAATTCTGCCTGAGACGCAACAATCTTAAG acTGGAAATTGTAACTCACTGGAAGAAAGTGGTAGTGCAGCTGATGATTCGtctaaaatatttcacaaagcaTTTTTTCGACGACTTTCATTCAAGGGGCTTCGCAAGGGCAAG AATTTCCTGTTCTTACAGACGCTGTTTCATAAAAATTCCGAAGATTTAGATGGCAGCAAGCATAGTAAGACGAAGATCTCGAAAATTATTGTGGAATGTCGTAAGGAGGGTTACGTGAATAAGTTAATACCCGAAAGTCTGGATCAGCCGACACAAGAGTGGGAAAAGTGTCGTTTGGCTTTAGTAAAAGCCGTAGGCGGCTACATGTTGGAGTTCTATACACCGCCAAAAGCTACAAAG CCACGAAGCggcgtattttgttttttaatatcggAAGCACGAGAAACTAGAGCACTTGAGTTGAACGAGCGTGCAAACACATTTGTACTAAAGGCCGATAATAATATGGAATACGTTATCGAGGCTGAGAGTCCTGAAGAAATGCGCAGCTGGTTGGCTACTATACGTTATTGCATGCGCACGCCTCCGACACAGCAATTGCCCTTAGAATCGGCAGATGCATTAGTTACTGGCGGTGGTGGTGTTGGCGGCATAATGGGTGGAATTTCTGCAACCACATCAATGGCTATGAGTCCAAGTGGCAATTTGACTTCGTCAGATGGCCTTGCACCTCGTGGTGGTGATATAATCAATGCCGTGCCTAACCCGCAATATCATCAAACAAGCGGTCTTGGCTCAAACGGCAACGTCGGTCCGAGCAGTTCACTATCAGACAATGCACTTGCCTCTGCGAATACGGCCGCAGGCACCGATTCGAATGTTTTGGAAGGTATACCCGATATACCGCCGCGACGGGGCGAACAGCGTCTTTCTGCATCGAGTAATTTTGAAGCGGAAATTGAGGCTGAATCAGCTATAAATATAGCAGACTTAACAGCCGAAATGCAACAGTATCCATGGTTTCATGGTACATTGCCACGTTCGGAAGCGGCGCGTATGGTATTGCATTCTGAAGTGGCGGGTCATGGCATATTTTTGGTGCGCCAAAGTGAAACGCGTATGGGCGAATTTGTGCTGACATTTAATTTTCAAGGACGCGCCAAACACTTACGCATGACTTTGTCGGAGAAGGGCCAATGTCGTGTGCAACATTTATGGTTCCCATCCATACAGGAGATGCTTGAACACTTCCAGCATAATCCAATACCATTGGAATCGGGTGGCACCTCTGATGTGACTCTAGACAAGTGGGTGCACAATCACGGCATACCATGTACCGGAACAAATAACGCTATCAGCGCAGAAACAAACGGTGGGCATCATCCtcatcatcaacaacaacaacagcaacaacatccaTCGCCGAGACATGTGAGATAG
- the LOC128870088 gene encoding SH2B adapter protein 1 isoform X2: MGGNSTTNTFTAGGYIGPASGSSAAGSSGGAVGGDLIPNLSAASGTSYAYGTSWEEFCERHSRVAAADFAKACISYINGNLPPEEARNISYRSFGQKFAEAFVDHFDTEFCLRRNNLKTGNCNSLEESGSAADDSSKIFHKAFFRRLSFKGLRKGKTLFHKNSEDLDGSKHSKTKISKIIVECRKEGYVNKLIPESLDQPTQEWEKCRLALVKAVGGYMLEFYTPPKATKPRSGVFCFLISEARETRALELNERANTFVLKADNNMEYVIEAESPEEMRSWLATIRYCMRTPPTQQLPLESADALVTGGGGVGGIMGGISATTSMAMSPSGNLTSSDGLAPRGGDIINAVPNPQYHQTSGLGSNGNVGPSSSLSDNALASANTAAGTDSNVLEGIPDIPPRRGEQRLSASSNFEAEIEAESAINIADLTAEMQQYPWFHGTLPRSEAARMVLHSEVAGHGIFLVRQSETRMGEFVLTFNFQGRAKHLRMTLSEKGQCRVQHLWFPSIQEMLEHFQHNPIPLESGGTSDVTLDKWVHNHGIPCTGTNNAISAETNGGHHPHHQQQQQQQHPSPRHPQQVITMNLSVRLKTCEIELPFLQQLSHHQPQTHQHHYQQQQLQQPQPQQSTQQLRASTISLQSQNLHYSGTGVASLSDLNANEMGARAVDNQYSFV; this comes from the exons ATGGGTGGCAATAGTACAACAAACACATTTACCGCTGGTGGTTACATTGGTCCCGCTAGCGGAAGTAGCGCTGCAGGTAGCAGTGGTGGTGCAGTAGGCGGAGATCTTATACCAAACTTGAGTGCGGCTAGTGGCACTTCATATGCTTACGGCACTAGCTGGGAAGAATTTTGCGAACGACATTCGCGTGTGGCTGCTGCAGATTTTGCCAAAGCTTGCATCAGTTATATTAATGGGAATTTGCCACCTGAGGAGGCCCGGAATATTTCATATCGTAGTTTTGGACAAAAATTCGCGGAGGCGTTTGTGGATCATTTCGACACCGAATTCTGCCTGAGACGCAACAATCTTAAG acTGGAAATTGTAACTCACTGGAAGAAAGTGGTAGTGCAGCTGATGATTCGtctaaaatatttcacaaagcaTTTTTTCGACGACTTTCATTCAAGGGGCTTCGCAAGGGCAAG ACGCTGTTTCATAAAAATTCCGAAGATTTAGATGGCAGCAAGCATAGTAAGACGAAGATCTCGAAAATTATTGTGGAATGTCGTAAGGAGGGTTACGTGAATAAGTTAATACCCGAAAGTCTGGATCAGCCGACACAAGAGTGGGAAAAGTGTCGTTTGGCTTTAGTAAAAGCCGTAGGCGGCTACATGTTGGAGTTCTATACACCGCCAAAAGCTACAAAG CCACGAAGCggcgtattttgttttttaatatcggAAGCACGAGAAACTAGAGCACTTGAGTTGAACGAGCGTGCAAACACATTTGTACTAAAGGCCGATAATAATATGGAATACGTTATCGAGGCTGAGAGTCCTGAAGAAATGCGCAGCTGGTTGGCTACTATACGTTATTGCATGCGCACGCCTCCGACACAGCAATTGCCCTTAGAATCGGCAGATGCATTAGTTACTGGCGGTGGTGGTGTTGGCGGCATAATGGGTGGAATTTCTGCAACCACATCAATGGCTATGAGTCCAAGTGGCAATTTGACTTCGTCAGATGGCCTTGCACCTCGTGGTGGTGATATAATCAATGCCGTGCCTAACCCGCAATATCATCAAACAAGCGGTCTTGGCTCAAACGGCAACGTCGGTCCGAGCAGTTCACTATCAGACAATGCACTTGCCTCTGCGAATACGGCCGCAGGCACCGATTCGAATGTTTTGGAAGGTATACCCGATATACCGCCGCGACGGGGCGAACAGCGTCTTTCTGCATCGAGTAATTTTGAAGCGGAAATTGAGGCTGAATCAGCTATAAATATAGCAGACTTAACAGCCGAAATGCAACAGTATCCATGGTTTCATGGTACATTGCCACGTTCGGAAGCGGCGCGTATGGTATTGCATTCTGAAGTGGCGGGTCATGGCATATTTTTGGTGCGCCAAAGTGAAACGCGTATGGGCGAATTTGTGCTGACATTTAATTTTCAAGGACGCGCCAAACACTTACGCATGACTTTGTCGGAGAAGGGCCAATGTCGTGTGCAACATTTATGGTTCCCATCCATACAGGAGATGCTTGAACACTTCCAGCATAATCCAATACCATTGGAATCGGGTGGCACCTCTGATGTGACTCTAGACAAGTGGGTGCACAATCACGGCATACCATGTACCGGAACAAATAACGCTATCAGCGCAGAAACAAACGGTGGGCATCATCCtcatcatcaacaacaacaacagcaacaacatccaTCGCCGAGACAT CCGCAGCAAGTAATCACAATGAACTTGAGTGTACGTCTAAAAACGTGCGAAATTGAGTTACCGTTCCTACAACAACTATCACATCATCAGCCACAGACACATCAACATCATTATCAACAGCAGCAGCTgcaacaaccacaaccacaaCAAAGCACCCAACAACTGCGTGCGTCAACAATTTCACTACAATCACAG aacCTACACTACAGCGGTACCGGCGTTGCAAGCCTTAGCGACCTCAACGCTAACGAAATGGGCGCACGCGCCGTTGACAACCAATACAGTTTTGTGTAA